The following is a genomic window from Garra rufa chromosome 4, GarRuf1.0, whole genome shotgun sequence.
AAGAGTCTCAGCGCCGCATGAACGTCCACCAGGCCATGGAGTTCCGCTTCGGGAGCATCGCGTTCAGCTCGCGCTTCGACTCGGGGAATCTGGCCCGCGTGGAGCGAGTGGATCGATCCGAACCCGACGGCGAGAGCGGCAGACCGGCCAACGCTTCAGCCCAGCCGCTGCCCGACTACGAGTTTAACGTCTGGACCAAACCGGACTGCGCCAGCACAGAGTTCGAGAACGGCAACCGGTAGATGATTACATGATCGCAGTGTTCAGATCTTTGTGAAATAGAGTTGTATCATTAAGAGCTTAAGATGCTTTAGAACTGCTTCATGGGcaatttgacttttttgtttGGTTATTTTTGGGTTTAATGTTGAATTAAAGATAGAATGTGTGTCCAACAGGTCATGGTTTTACTTCAGTGTTCGTGGGACGTTGCCGGGCAAACTGCTGAAGATCAACATGATGAACATGAACAAACAGAGCAAGCTTTACTCGCAGGGCATGGCGCCGTTCGTCCGCTCGCTGCCCGTCAGAACGCGCTGGGAGAGAGTCCGCGACAGACCCGTCTTTGAGGTGCAGACACACCGCTGGAGAAAAACACTTCAAACAATCCTGTTTGTTTCCTGAAATAATCCAACTATAAATAACTCCTGTGTGTGTTTCTGCAGATGTCAGACAGTCAGTTTATCTTGTCGTTTGTTCATCGTCTGCTGGACGTGCGCGGCGTCACCACTTATTTCTCCTTCTGTTATCCGTTCTCGTACACGGAGTGTCAGGACATGATGCTGCAGCTGGACCACAGGTTCCTGAGTGCCGCACACACGCCGGGGCCCTGCAGGTACACAACCATCAGACACCTGCTGCAGCCTCACAGCTCACTTACGGAAGAAACAAGAGAacagtccaaatattttgagaataaagccgaaatgctacaaaattaaagtcaaaatatttgtagAATTTTAAATCATAGAGTTAAAACTGATttagattttgaaagctgagactttgttatATCTCCTGGTGAtcccaatctgggccatttgcgTTCACAATAGGCtggaatatactctcaaaatattagaacTTTAGTCTTGTAATTGCCACTaattaatttagactttatttttgaaacatttcgactttattcttgaaacattccgactttattcctgaaacattccgactttatttctgaaacattccgactttatttttgaaacatttcgactttattcttgaaacattccgactttatttctgaaacattccgaaACATTCCCACTTTTTtcccgaaacattccgactttatttctgaaacattccgactttatttctgaaacattctgactttatttctgaaacattctgactttatttctgaaacattccgactttatttctgaaacattccgactttatttctgaaacattctgactttattcttgaaacattccgactttattcttgaaacattccgactttatttctgaaacattccgactttatttctgaaacattctgactttatttctgaaacattctgactttattcttgaaacattccgactttatttctgaaatattccgactttatttctgaaacattctgactttatttctgaaacattctgactttattcttgaaacattccgactttatttctgaaacattccgactttatttctgaaacattctgactttatttctgaaacattctgactttattcttgaaacattccgactttatttctgaaacattctgactttatttctgaaacattccgactttatttctgaaacattccgactttatttctgaaacattctgactttattcttgaaacattccgactttatttctgaaacattctgactttattcttgaaacattccgactttattcttgaaacatttcgactttatttctgaaacattctgactttatttctgaaacattctgactttattcttgaaacattccgactttatttctgaaacattccgactttattcttgaaacattccgactttattcttgaaacattccgactttattcttgaaacattctgactttattcttgaaacattccgactttatttctgaaacattccgactttattcttgaaacattccgactttatttttgaaacatttcgactttatttctgaaacattccgactttatttctgaaacattctgactttatttctgaaacattctgactttattcttgaaacattccgactttatttctgaaacattctgactttatttctgaaacattccgactttatttctgaaacattccgactttatttctgaaacattctgactttattcttgaaacattccgactttatttctgaaacattctgactttattcttgaaacattccgactttatttctgaaacattccgactttatttctgaaacattctgactttatttctgaaacattctgactttattcttgaaacattccgactttatttctgaaacattccgactttattcttgaaacattccgactttattcttgaaacattccgactttattcttgaaacattctgactttattcttgaaacattccgactttatttctgaaacattccgactttattcttgaaacattccgactttatttttgaaacatttcgactttatttctgaaacattctgactttatttctgaaacattctgactttatttctgaaacattctgactttatttttgaaacatttcgactttattcttgaaacattccgactttattcttgaaacattccgactttatttctgaaacattccgactttatttttgaaacatttcgactttatttctgaaacattccgactttatttttgaaacatttcgactttatttctgaaacattctgactttatttctgaaacattccgactttttttctgaaacattctgactttatttttgaaacattccgactttatttctgaaacattctgactttatttctgaaacattctgactttatttttgaaacatttcgactttattcttgaaacattccgactttatttctgaaacattctgactttatttttgaaacatttcgactttattcttgaaacattccgactttatttctgaaacattccgactttatttctgaaacattctgactttatttttgaaacattccgactttatttctgaaacattctgactttatttctgaaacattctgactttatttttgaaacatttcgactttatttctgaaacattctgactttattcttgaaacattccgactttatttctgaaacattccgactttatttctgaaacattctgactttattcttgaaacattccgactttatttctgaaacattccgactttatttctgaaacattctgactttattcttgaaacattccgactttattcttgaaacattccgactttatttctgaaacattccgactttatttctgaaacattctgactttatttctgaaacattctgactttattcttgaaacattccgactttatttctgaaatattccgactttatttctgaaacattctgactttatttctgaaacattctgactttattcttgaaacattccgactttatttctgaaacattccgactttatttctgaaacattctgactttatttctgaaacattctgactttattcttgaaacattccgactttatttctgaaacattccgactttatttctgaaacattccgactttatttctgaaacattctgactttatttctgaaacattctgactttatttctgaaacattctgactttatttttgaaacatttcgactttattcttgaaacattccgactttatttctgaaacattctgactttatttttgaaacatttcgactttattcttgaaacattccgactttatttctgaaacattccgaaACATTCCCACTTTTTtcccgaaacattccgactttatttctgaaacattccgactttattcttgaatcattccgactttatttctgaatcattccgactttatttctgaaacatttcgactttattcttgaaacattccgactttatttctgaaacattccgactttatttctgaaacattctgactttatttctgaaacattccgactttatttctgaaacattccgactttatttctgaaacattccgactttattcttgaatcattccgactttatttctgaaacattccgaatttattcttgaatcattccgactttattcttgaatcattccgactttatttctgaaacattccgactttatttctgaaacattctgactttatttctgaaacattctgactttatttctgaaacattctgactttatttttgaaacatttcgactttattcttgaaacattccgactttatttctgaaacattccgactttatttctgaaacattctgactttatttctgaaacattctgactttatttctgaaacattccgactttatttttgaaacatttcgactttatttctgaaacattctgactttatttctgaaacattctgactttatttctgaaacattctgactttatttttgaaacatttcgactttattcttgaaacattccgactttattcttgaaacattccgactttattcttgaaacattccgactttatttctgaaacattctgactttatttctgaaacattctgactttatttctgaaacattctgactttatttttgaaacatttcgactttattcttgaaacattccgactttatttctgaaacattctgactttatttttgaaacatttcgactttattcttgaaacattccgactttatttctgaaacattccgactttatttctgaaacattccgaaACATTCCCACTTTTTtcccgaaacattccgactttatttctgaaacattccgactttattcttgaatcattccgactttatttctgaatcattccgactttatttctgaaacatttcgactttattcttgaaacattccgactttatttctgaaacattccgactttatttctgaaacattctgactttatttctgaaacatttcgactttattcttgaaacattccgactttatttctgaaacattccgactttatttctgaaacattccgactttattcttgaatcattccgactttatttctgaaacattccgaatttattcttgaatcattccgactttattcttgaatcattccgactttatttctgaaacattccgactttatttctgaaacattccgactttattcttgaatcattccgactttatttctgaaacattccgaatttattcttgaatcattccgactttattcttgaatcattccgactttatttctgaaacattccgactttatttctgaaacattccgactttatttctgaaacattctgactttatttctgaaacatttcgactttattcttgaaacattccgactttatttctgaaacattccgactttatttctgaaacattccgactttattcttgaatcattccgactttatttctgaaacattccgactttattcttgaaacattccgactttatttctgaaacattccgactttatttctgaaacattctgactttatttctgaaacatttcgactttattcttgaaacattccgactttatttctgaaacattccgactttatttctgaaacattccgactttattcttgaatcattccgactttatttctgaaacattccgaatttattcttgaatcattccgactttattcttgaatcattccgactttatttctgaaacattccgactttatttctgaaacattccgactttattcttgaatcattccgactttatttctgaaacattccgaatttattcttgaatcattccgactttattcttgaatcattccgactttatttctgaaacattccgactttatttctgaaacattccgactttattcttgaaacattccgactttattcttgaaacattctgactttatttctgaaacattccgactttatttctgaaacattccgactttattcttgaatcattccgactttattcttgaatcattccgactttatttctgaaacattccgactttatttctgaaacattccgactttattcttgaaacatttcgactttattcttgaaacattctgactttatttctgaaacattccgactttatttctgaaacattccgactttattcttgaaacattgcgactttattctcgtaatcttACATTTAGCCACTAAAAgcgcaaaatatttaaataatcaatatataatttattgcaaAGTTAGTTGTTTCCCCGCTTTTTAtgcataatatattttaaacacatGAATGTGTCTTCCTTTTGAATTGCTCTTCTTCCTGTAAGGTCCTCCTGTAATCAAACATTGCAGCTTGTAGTTGTATTTTCTGCTGATGTGTTTGTCCGTGTGTAGTCCGCTGGAGAGTATCTACTATCACCGTGAGCTGCTGTGTCACTCTCTGGACGGCCATCGGGTGGATCTGATCACGGTTTCGTCGTGTCACGGTTTGCTGGAGGAGAGGGAGCCGCGGCTGGAGCGTCTGTTCCCGGACCTCAGCACGCCTCGACCGCACTGCTTCACCGGCAAACGGGTATCAGACGGTTATTACACTATCACCTCAGTAACCCATAGCCTGTTTCAGAGCACACACGTGATTGTGTTGAGTGTGTTTTCTCTGCTGTGTTCAGGTGTTTTTTCTGAGCAGTCGTGTTCATCCCGGTGAGACGCCGTCTAGTTTTGTTTTTAACGGTTTCCTGAACTTCATCTTGAGTCAGGACGACCCACGCGCTCAGACGCTCCGCAGGATGTTCGTTTTCAAACTCATTCCCATGCTAAACCCCGACGGGGTCGTCAGGGGTCACTACAGGTCAGAGGTCATCTGGGGCTCGATCTTGTTTTCAgttaacattatttaacattaacattatttaacaataataatatttttttttcttcagttgtcatctccattttaactttatttttcaaaccatataaaagacatttattaattgttaaacaattaaattaaattaatttattttacattttatttattttaaatgctataaaattataaaatgaacaTTATGAAAGTTATTGTTTCAAATGTAAGTGAGTTATttgaagtgtgtgtgtttgtaggacGGACTCACGTGGTGTGAATCTGAACAGACAGTATGTGAACCCCAGTCCCGATCTGCACCCGTCCATCTACGGCGCCAAATCTCTGCTGCTCTACCACCACACACACAATCGCCTCGGCAACAGCACGCCCTCCGCCCTAAAAACCTCCAACCAATCAAACACCACTCCTCCTGTGACCACACCCACTGAACAGGAGCACTGTCTCAAGCTGCGCAACGGGGCGGAGCGAGGGGAGGGGCCGACCCTTGACCTCTCCGAGATCCCCATGCAGCTGGAGGAGAGCTGGGAGAAGGGCGGAGTCGAGAGGGAGGCGGGGCCCTGTGATGAGAACGAATCCACACCGAGCAGAGTCGAAGCAGTGGGTGTGACGAACCCCGCCCCCTCTGAGCAGATCCCGCCCCAGGAGAGTGGAGTGGCCTATTATGTAGACCTGCACGGACACGCCTCCAAACGAGGATGCTTCATGTACGGCAACAACCTGCCGGATGAGAGtcagcaggtgtgtgtgtgtgtgtgtgtgtgtgtgtgtgtgtgtgtgtgtgtgtgtgtgttgttattTCATCCTTTTGCAGAtttggcatttttatttttattttttttagccttataaaaaataatttatcaaGGGGTgaacattatataaatatttaaccagttatttaaattgtaaatcaGTTATTTGCtatttcaaatgtttaaaattgagtcagttttttaaaaatgtttcagattttatcagttattttaaatgtttcagtTTAATTCAGTTATTATAAATGTTTCTGATGTAATCATTGTTTTAACTCTTTCAAATGAATtcactttttttaatgtttcagtttttatctttttttatgtttCAAATTTATTCAGTTATGTTAAATGTTTCagatttaatctttattttaaatgttttaaatttgttccgtttttttcaatgtttcacatttaattgttgttttaaatgtgacacgtttaatcagttatttaaattttaaatgtttttttattcaattattttgaA
Proteins encoded in this region:
- the LOC141333397 gene encoding cytosolic carboxypeptidase-like protein 5; this translates as MNVHQAMEFRFGSIAFSSRFDSGNLARVERVDRSEPDGESGRPANASAQPLPDYEFNVWTKPDCASTEFENGNRSWFYFSVRGTLPGKLLKINMMNMNKQSKLYSQGMAPFVRSLPVRTRWERVRDRPVFEMSDSQFILSFVHRLLDVRGVTTYFSFCYPFSYTECQDMMLQLDHRFLSAAHTPGPCSPLESIYYHRELLCHSLDGHRVDLITVSSCHGLLEEREPRLERLFPDLSTPRPHCFTGKRVFFLSSRVHPGETPSSFVFNGFLNFILSQDDPRAQTLRRMFVFKLIPMLNPDGVVRGHYRTDSRGVNLNRQYVNPSPDLHPSIYGAKSLLLYHHTHNRLGNSTPSALKTSNQSNTTPPVTTPTEQEHCLKLRNGAERGEGPTLDLSEIPMQLEESWEKGGVEREAGPCDENESTPSRVEAVGVTNPAPSEQIPPQESGVAYYVDLHGHASKRGCFMYGNNLPDESQQVENMLYPKLISLNCAHFDFLGCNFSEKNMYARDKRDGQSKEGSGRVAIHKAIGLTHSYTLECNYNTGRSVNSIPPACHDNGRATPPPPPTFPPKYTPEVFEQVGRAVAVAALDMGECNPWPRLVLSEHSSLVNLRASILKHVRNSKGLVSNNRRNAANANTKSSSSPKPASLSTSASENSLNRTRSNANVHGGRQTSPQLKSSPSFTFGCSAPGPATQRPSHRSLGPVRECKAQEKRRPHHQHQRLSLRQQPAPTRPPLSPSSSSSSSSPSSSSSGAPGPCSISMAGNSCPELRPARQIKEIQMRGGRGKSARGPAHSHSPQQRTALLSQEPLRESLDILTSIECSRCELQPRPSRIPVRRDLESSVLPPAESETPTMRVWKLIKPGIKKHLADGSSLRLATKALLKSSSCSYQSSGDKHTHRSLQT